TAAATGGTTAGCCAAGCAACAACAGGAAGACAACAGCCAAACGGCTACAGTATCTTATGTTAATGTGCCCTACGCTACTATCGCGGATTCTACCATTAAAGTAACAGACAGCGAACTGGATCGCTTTATCCAGGAGCATAAACAGCTCTTTAAAGTAGAAGAATCCCGTAAAGTGGAATATGTTTCTTTCGATGCCATTCCATCTGCTAAAGATTCTGCTGCAGCCATCCAACAGATTGTTGGGCTGAAACATGAGCTGGATACCACCAAAGATGTGGCTGGTTTCATTAACAGAAACTCTGATATTAAGTACTACGACGGATATATTTCTAAGAACGAAGCAAAGGTTCCTCAGAAAGATTCGATTGTAAACCTTCCAGTGGGCGCTATTTTCGGACCTTATTATGATAATAACCTGATCGTTTATGCGAAAATGGTTGATCGTAAAAATATGCCGGACAGTGTAAAGGTGCGTCACATTCTGATTGCATCTGGTGGTCCTCAGGGCGGACTACCTGACTCGGTAGCCAAAAAACGCGCAGATAGCCTTGCTATCGCTGTAAAAGGCGGAGCAGACTTTAAAGCGCTGGTTGCTCAGTTCTCCGACGATCCGGGTAGCAAGCAAACAGGTGGAGAATATGATTTAACTCCTTCTTCCCAATTTGTACCTGAGTTTAAAAACTACGCGCTGGAAGGACCTAAAGGTGAAACTAAGGTTGTAAAAACCCAGTTTGGTTACCATGTAATACAGATCATGGAACAGAAGAACATAGGTCCGGCTATCAAAGTGGCTTACCTGGGTAAATCTGTAGAAGCCAGCAAAGAAACAAATAACACCGCTTATGGTGCTGCCAGCGATTTTGCTTCAAAAAGCCGTTCTGCCGCTGCTTTCGAGAAAACTGTGCAGACAGAAAAGCTGAACAAGAGAATTGCTGATAACGTTCGTCCGATGGATTTTGTAATTCCTGGTATTGGTCAGTCACGCGAACTGGTTCGTTGGGCGTATGATGCGAAGAGAGGAGATGTAAGCAATGTATTTACTTTTGATGATAAATATGTTGTAGCTGTATTAACCAGCGTTCGTGAAGAAGGAACAGCTCCACTGGCGGATGTAAGGCCGCAGGTAGAAGCAGAGGTTAAAAAGCATAAGAAATCTGAACAGATTATTGCTAAACTCCAGTCTCCTGCTTCTCTGGATGCGGCTGCTAAAACTACCAACCAGCCTGTGCTGAAAGCAGAAGGAGTATCTTTTGCTACTCCATTCATAGCTTCTCTTGGTTTTGAACCACGTGTAACGGGCGCTGCTTTCAATAAGAAATGGGGTACTGCTGCAGTATCTGCACCTATTGAAGGAAATGGTGGTGTATATGTAATTAAAGTAGACAGTTTCCAGCCTGCGGCGCAACCGGGCCAGGATGTTGCTTCTCAACAGGCTGCTTATGAGCAGAGTGTTA
The genomic region above belongs to Chitinophaga sp. 180180018-3 and contains:
- a CDS encoding SurA N-terminal domain-containing protein; amino-acid sequence: MSVIQKIRDKYAVVIVVVICLAIVSFLLQDAFFGKSSLSRRSTSVGKVNGEDLDLSEYQRRIQDAENIARQQMPNIDEQTRQYIREQVWNEFLNEQIMQAQYKKLGIVVTEAEIVDQIKGKNPNPIVVQQFTRDGQFDRNALQQAVSQAGTNPQIREGLHQLESYIAKYQEHLKYTTLLKQGVYYPKWLAKQQQEDNSQTATVSYVNVPYATIADSTIKVTDSELDRFIQEHKQLFKVEESRKVEYVSFDAIPSAKDSAAAIQQIVGLKHELDTTKDVAGFINRNSDIKYYDGYISKNEAKVPQKDSIVNLPVGAIFGPYYDNNLIVYAKMVDRKNMPDSVKVRHILIASGGPQGGLPDSVAKKRADSLAIAVKGGADFKALVAQFSDDPGSKQTGGEYDLTPSSQFVPEFKNYALEGPKGETKVVKTQFGYHVIQIMEQKNIGPAIKVAYLGKSVEASKETNNTAYGAASDFASKSRSAAAFEKTVQTEKLNKRIADNVRPMDFVIPGIGQSRELVRWAYDAKRGDVSNVFTFDDKYVVAVLTSVREEGTAPLADVRPQVEAEVKKHKKSEQIIAKLQSPASLDAAAKTTNQPVLKAEGVSFATPFIASLGFEPRVTGAAFNKKWGTAAVSAPIEGNGGVYVIKVDSFQPAAQPGQDVASQQAAYEQSVKAMMDQQLFEVLKKKSNVKDTRGKFF